From Aquabacter sp. L1I39, the proteins below share one genomic window:
- a CDS encoding winged helix-turn-helix transcriptional regulator — protein sequence MSQRHIEVTVEFQQDEDCLIVRDILTRVGDKWSVLAVVMLGSGPKRFNELKRAIAGISQRMLTLTLRTLERDGIVTRTVFPTVPPRVDYALTPLGMNLLRTLKQLADWASTNAEEIMEARAAFDSRSDELQPLSNTRPPDAIIRVRP from the coding sequence ATGTCACAGAGGCACATCGAGGTAACCGTCGAATTCCAGCAAGATGAAGACTGCCTGATCGTGCGGGATATTCTGACCCGAGTGGGAGACAAGTGGAGCGTCCTCGCCGTGGTGATGCTCGGCTCCGGTCCCAAGCGTTTCAATGAACTGAAGCGCGCCATCGCAGGCATATCGCAACGCATGCTCACCTTGACGCTGCGCACCCTCGAGCGGGACGGCATCGTGACACGTACCGTCTTCCCCACCGTGCCGCCCCGCGTGGATTATGCCTTGACACCCCTCGGCATGAACTTGCTGCGCACGCTGAAGCAGCTCGCGGATTGGGCGAGCACCAACGCCGAAGAAATCATGGAGGCCCGGGCGGCTTTCGACAGCAGAAGCGATGAGCTCCAACCCCTGAGCAACACACGCCCACCAGACGCCATCATCCGTGTCCGGCCGTGA
- a CDS encoding FMN-dependent NADH-azoreductase has product MTILHVDSSINGANSVSRSLSAAVVARLTQINSSETVVLRDLAARPLPHLSQVGGGDPSVLEEFLSATTVVIGAPMYNFGVPSQLKTWLDYIAVRGKTFQYGASGPEGLCGGLKVIVVSSRGGIFTAGSPYAAFDHQESHLTAFFSLLGVKDLSFVRAEGLALGEEMQRRALEAAQMQIQNLAA; this is encoded by the coding sequence ATGACCATACTCCATGTGGACAGCAGCATAAATGGTGCGAATAGCGTGAGCCGCTCCCTCAGCGCGGCCGTGGTCGCCCGTCTCACGCAGATAAACTCCTCCGAGACCGTGGTGCTGCGCGATCTGGCGGCCCGGCCCCTGCCGCACCTCTCGCAAGTCGGCGGCGGTGATCCTTCGGTCCTAGAGGAGTTTCTCTCGGCCACCACCGTCGTCATCGGCGCCCCCATGTACAATTTCGGCGTCCCCTCCCAGCTGAAGACCTGGCTCGATTATATAGCGGTGCGCGGAAAGACGTTCCAATACGGTGCGAGCGGCCCAGAAGGACTGTGTGGAGGCCTGAAGGTGATTGTGGTTTCGTCACGCGGCGGCATCTTCACCGCGGGCTCGCCTTATGCTGCCTTCGATCACCAGGAAAGCCACCTCACGGCCTTCTTCAGCCTTCTCGGGGTGAAGGATCTGTCCTTCGTGCGGGCCGAGGGGCTGGCGCTGGGCGAAGAGATGCAGCGGCGCGCGCTTGAGGCCGCGCAGATGCAGATCCAGAATCTGGCCGCCTGA